A region from the Lolium perenne isolate Kyuss_39 chromosome 4, Kyuss_2.0, whole genome shotgun sequence genome encodes:
- the LOC139830523 gene encoding uncharacterized protein, whose protein sequence is MVLPDLNFSPPEEQDEDVNQPDDDEQANEDEYAVDEEEAALDEGQDAVDEEEYAVDEEEEPGGQQAIRHRKILPDQQKYAAYVAMHSLCMKNGGKFDRNDKKDVAAFFQVDIQVMQRIWRQAMRQIAEGLEVDVSSKRKGRCGRKPKNIDLSIVPSIPLNQRSTIRSLAWQLGVSPSTLFTRFKAKHIKRISNSLKPLLTATNMLARLQFCLSMIGENKTTKGDPIFKSMHNYVHIDEKWFNLTKKNRKYYLLPEEEEPMRAVTSKQCIGKVMFLTAVARPRFDSAKNVTFSGKIGVWPFVKQLPAQRKSDNRPKGTLETKSIKVTRDVMREFLIDKVLPAIRDAWPAQDAGQTIFVQQDNAKPHILPTDQEFRDAVAKIGMDIRLVQQPANSPDLNVNDLGFFNSIESLTDRRSPRTLNDLIRDVQEEFAAYDAPTLNRIFVSLQTCMTEVLNNSGGNGYNIPHLGKISLEEQNLLPTSIPCPALVYENALKAVAKALQAEEEAKQQEARKKEEAKQEEARKKEEAKKAREEEKQEEARKKEEAKKAREEEKQEEARKKEEAKQAREEEKQEEARKKEEAKKAREEEKQEEARKKEEAKKAREEEKQEEARKKEEAKKAREEEKQEEARKKEEAKKAREEEKQEEARKKEEAKKAREESKKAREEEKQEEARKKEEAKKAREEAKKAREEEKQEEARKKEEAKKARAKKAREEASNQSSKRKRKEGNHAEGDQEEIPTAEASTSKKRKQHKNKQAQAQVATSEVEASYRNLLTEFVASKQWNATGICTY, encoded by the exons ATGGTGCTTCCAGATCTCAATTTTAGTCCACCTGAAGAACAAGATGAGGATGTCAATCAACCAG ATGATGATGAACAAGCAAATGAAGATGAATATGCAGTAGATGAAGAGGAAGCTGCACTGGATGAAGGTCAAGATGCAGTAGATGAAGAGGAATATGCAgtagatgaagaggaagaaccaGGTGGTCAGCAAGCAATACGACATCGAAAAATTCTCCCTGACCAACAGAAGTACGCTGCATATGTAGCTATGCACTCACTTTGCATGAAAAACGGAGGGAAGTTTGATAGGAATGATAAGAAAGATGTTGCTGCATTCTTTCAAGTAGATATCCAAGTTATGCAAAGAATCTGGAGACAAGCTATGCGGCAAATAGCAGAAGGTTTGGAAGTGGATGTTtctagcaaaagaaaaggaaggtGCGGAAGAAAACCAAAAAACATTGATCTATCCATTGTTCCAAGTATACCTCTAAATCAAAGGTCAACTATCAGATCATTAGCTTGGCAGTTGGGAGTCAGCCCTAGCACATTATTCACAAGATTCAAAGCAAAGCATATCAAGAGGATCTCAAACTCTCTGAAGCCACTACTAACAGCAACTAATATGTTGGCGAGACTCCAATTTTGCCTCTCAATGATTGGTGAGAATAAGACAACAAAAGGAGACCCAATTTTCAAAAGTATGCACAATTATGTACATATAGATGAGAAGTGGTTTAATCTCACCAAGAAAAACAGAAAGTATTACCTGCTACCAGAAGAGGAGGAGCCTATGAGAGCAGTCACAAGCAAACAGTGCATTGGCAAGGTCATGTTTCTTACAGCAGTTGCAAGACCAAGATTCGACAGTGCAAAAAATGTGACTTTTTCTGGTAAGATTGGTGTGTGGCCATTTGTTAAACAATTGCCAGCACAAAGGAAAAGCGATAATCGGCCTAAAGGGACCCTAGAGACTAAGTCAATCAAAGTCACTAGGGATGTTATGAGGGAGTTCCTAATAGATAAGGTGTTGCCAGCCATTCGAGATGCTTGGCCTGCACAAGATGCTGGACAGACTATCTTTGTACAGCAAGATAACGCCAAGCCACACATACTACCTACTGATCAAGAATTCAGAGATGCTGTAGCTAAAATTGGAATGGACATCAGGCTGGTGCAGCAGCCAGCGAATAGCCCAGATTTGAATGTTAATGATCTAGGGTTCTTCAACTCCATAGAATCCCTAACAGACCGCAGAAGCCCTAGAACACTAAACGACCTCATCCGTGATGTGCAGGAAGAGTTTGCTGCATATGATGCGCCTACCTTGAATAGAATTTTCGTATCTCTTCAAACTTGTATGACTGAAGTATTGAACAATAGTGGAGGCAATGGGTATAATATCCCTCATTTGGGCAAGATAAGCTTAGAAGAACAAAATCTGCTACCTACCAGCATTCCTTGTCCCGCTCTAGTTTATGAAAATGCCCTAAAGGCAGTAGCTAAGGCACTGCAAGCAGAAGAAGAAGCAAAGCAACAAGAAGCTCGAAAGAAAGAAGAAGCAAAGCAAGAGGAAGCTCGAAAGAAAGAAGAAGCAAAGAAAGCAAGAGaagaagaaaagcaagaagaagctcgaaaaaaagaagaagcaaagaaagcaagagaagaagaaaagcaagaggaagctcgaaagaaagaagaagcaaagcaagcaagagaagaagaaaagcaagaggaagctcgaaagaaagaagaagcaaagaaagcaagagaagaagaaaagcaagaagaagctcgaaaaaaagaagaagcaaagaaagcaagagaagaagaaaagcaagaggaagctcgaaaaaaagaagaagcaaagaaagcaagagaagaagaaaagcaagaagaagctcgaaaaaaagaagaagcaaagaaagcaagagaagaagaaaagcaagaggaagctcGAAAGAAAGAAGAAGCAAAGAAAGCAAGAGAAGAATCGAAGAAAGCAAGAGaagaagaaaagcaagaagaagctcgaaaaaaagaagaagcaaaaaaagcAAGAGAAGAAGCAAAGAAAGCAAGAGaagaagaaaagcaagaagaagctcgaaaaaaagaagaagcaaaaaaagcAAGAGCAAAGAAAGCAAGAGAAGAAGCAAGCAATCAATCTAGCAAGCGCAAGAGAAAAGAAGGAAATCATGCAGAAGGAGATCAAGAAGAAATACCTACAGcagaagcaagcacaagcaaaaaGCGTAAGCAACACAAGAAcaaacaagcacaagcacaagtaGCTACATCAGAAGTGGAAGCAAGCTACAGGAATTTGTTAACTGAATTTGTTGCAAGCAAGCAGTGGAACGCTACTGGAATTTGTACCTATTGA
- the LOC127293844 gene encoding uncharacterized protein, producing MSVPCSDQDFRPAKAKAASLPPGVTAERCWCGRLAKVMQVEDFSDQFGMKFFMCASYEHDPPRSSASSSTRPPSPPPLCKWFHWIDTEQPDWARQEVEEKHRRAWATFFEEEHWEKVRANEKAERERQIQKLRAEQARNREVNQKRMDDEAARRFAEEEMRREAREAERKRLRERAAEAQAAEERGDKSGKWPRWTQGK from the exons atgagtgtgccttgctctgaCCAGGACTTTAGGCCGGCgaaggcgaaggctgcaagtttgcccccgggtgtgactgcggagcggtgttggtgcggccgtctTGCAAAGGTTATgcaggtggaggatttctccgaccagttcggcatgaaatttttcatgtgtgcgagctatgagcatgatccaccccgtagttcagcttcgtcgtccaccaggccgccG TCTCCCCCGCCCCTATGcaaatggtttcactggatagacacggagcagccggattgggcgcgtcaggaggttgaggagaaacaccggcgtgcgtgggcaacgttctttgaggaggagcattgggaaaaggttcgtgctaatgaaaaagcagagcgggagaggcagatacagaaacttagggcggaacaagctcgtaatcgcgaggtgaatcagaagaggatggatgatgaggctgcacgtaggtttgcagaggaagagatgcgcagggaggctcgtgaagcggagagaaagagactaagggaaagagctgctgaggcgcaagcggcagaagaacgcggcgacaagtctggaaaatggccacggtgGACGCAGGGAAAGTAG
- the LOC127293846 gene encoding uncharacterized protein yields the protein MSVETERSSTESSAASGLDFEDTALTLRLPGSDPDRKRASTSDPDCPSPTAADSPPSPKAQVVTWRRWRALADAHWEVRRTRGHRRPARRQGRQARPRRLLLHPIRQRLAIWCFDRICHGIYHCKNLRVLCMWTKIEIWKHHCLQARPRRPLYAAMSEK from the exons ATGTCGGTGGAGACGGAGCGGAGCTCCACGGAGTCCTCCGCCGCCTCGGGGCTCGACTTCGAGGACACCGCGCTCACCCTGCGCCTCCCGGGCTCCGACCCCGACCGCAAGCGCGCATCCACATCCGACCCCGACTGCCCCTCCCCCACCGCCGCCGACTCGCCGCCTTCACCCAA GGCGCAGGTGGTGACCTGGCGCCGGTGGCGCGCTCTCGCAGATGCTCACTGGGAGGTGCGGCGGACGCGGGGTCACCGCCGTCCTGCCCGTCGGCAGGGACGGCAGGCCCGACCGCGGCGTCTTCTTCTCCATCCTATAC GTCAGCGGCTCGCTATATGGTGCTTTGATCGGATCTGCCACGGCATTTACCATTGCAAAAATTTGAGGGTCCTATGCAT GTGGACTAAAATTGAGATCTGGAAGCACCATTGTCTACAGGCGCGACCTCGCCGACCTTTGTACGCAGCGATGAGCGAGAAGTAG